aaatgttaactgaagCATAATCCAAAATAGTGAATAATGCATCTGAAACGGTGATCTTTATTTAACAAAAGGCTTTATTTCACTGCAGTTACATGTTAAACCAATATGGGCGTTTCCTGTTGCGCTCTACTATCCTTTTGTCCTTATCTGCTTCAGAGGGCGTTTCATTTTCATACAAAACAACAGACTCTACAGCAGGAGCGTTGAGAGGTCCGCCTTCTATGATGGAGATTTGCTTCCGTATCATTGCCGTCTCCTTCCTGACTTTTTCATAGCAGAATCCACACAGAGTATGCTTCAGTTTCATGTTGCCACACTCTGGACACGGCTCAATGTTGTACTGGaaaagagaaggaaaaaaagatGAATTGCTGTTAGCACAGCATTACATTAAAAGTTCTTTTAATCTGCATAATGCTATCGTTCTTACCTGGACTTTTATTAGTTTATCGGGGTGTCGTCTTCTGCAACGATTGACTTCAATGGTTCTTCTCTTTTTAGGAGCTGCCATCCAAAAGATGCTGTCCAAGAAACTGGGCTCAGAGTTTTCTTCATCGCTACTGTGATGGGATTGTGGAAGAATCTGGGGACCATTTACTGCCAGAGCTGGACCTGAAAAAGTGATGTGATAGATTAAGTAAATAATCAAACTGAGTTACTCAAATGACACAGTAAACACACggtagtattttaaatatactttaccCCAATCACAgtccatttattatttattattatttagagataaataataataattattaaaaataataaaatgcatagaTTTGACTTCAggtgagatatatatatatttaatatttttaagataattacgaaactaataaaatgctttttaaataatcaactataaaacaaaacaagctaatAATTATCAATCCATATTCTATAGATTTCAATAACATGCTGCCTGGACTGCaatataaattaagtaaatatgaaacagtaaaaaatataacacaaaatgtatattttaacacattagaaatatttcattatgATCCAAGAGACTTTTTGTTCTATTcaacctaattatttttaactttcatttcAACTCTTTTCTGTATTTGACCTCAAAACCCTTCACAATAGGtgtatgataataataattgatcttttaattaGCCATGCTAACTCTTATTATGCACAATATGGTCTGTATCTTATCACATATTTcttcacattttaaatacatttattgatcttatatcattttatatagTATTGTGGATAAGTAGCATCTCTAGCTATGTACTACTAGAGCTGGACCTCATGGAGTTTTATGTGAtagatgaataaaataataatcaatttagctactcaaataattttttaaaacagctttatatactttatatactttaatCCAATCACTCTCCATTTAGATCAATTCGACTTCAAAgtgatattaataattaaaaatatctatttgagatatatatatttatttatttatttgtttatttttgtttgttttgttttgtttttaaacatacactaaaataaaagaagCTGATACTTATCAATCCacattttcctttaaaataaatacatattccgtatatttttaataacattcgGCCTAATTAGCtatataaattaagtaaatattatatatctcaagaaagaaaaaaaacaccgCAACATTTAATTCCGATTAAAGGCTTTTTGCTCTATTCGaccttaaaaacacaaaagattGCCATGCATCTCCTAGAGTCCTTGCCTTACCAGAGATAATGACTTTCAAAACAAACTCTATATTTAATATCACAAAGGAATTGTCAGACAGaagggaaaaaatgtaaaatgatattaaattaaGCTTAAATGTGATGTAAGTGTATAATGACACGAGTGGAGGAGTGTGTAACACATGACATTACAGCAAATGCACTCACCGAAGCTGTCAAATCCCGCTGCTTGCGCTAAACGGAGTTCGAGACGCTGCAGAGAACGTCCGACAAACTGAAGCAAACCCGATAACGACATTATGtgtggtattttattttagtttaatacaACATGTACAGTCCTAACATCCTCACGGTCACAGCTCCAAAAGACCTACTGCGCCTGCGCGTTGTTCCGCACCCGTGCATTCTGGGATTTGTAGTACAGCGTTAGAAAAATTCTCCTTCATTCTAAGCGGGTGAAGGCGAAAtatgttcaaaataaaaatattataccaACAAATATCTTATATTCTtatatggttttatttaatggagggtaaaataaaacttgacatctaatgtgattttaaacttGTCCCAGGACGCAATACccataattcattaaaatcttTCAACCAATCAGATCAATTAAGCGCGTTACGTCACTTCCCCAACAGTCAGACACAGCCATGGCAGAAAGAGGGTACAGTTTCTCCCTCACCACTTTCAGGTAATAAACGTCCTGATTTTATTATATCCAAGTGTTCATAAGAGATCAAACGAGTGTGTGTTTTAGCGAATCGCGAAGTCGATGTTTGTGGAGAGCGCTCCGTCAATCAGAGGCGTTAAATCATTATCCGGGCGCTGATGCAGAGTCACTGTGTCTGTGATGCAGTGAATCTTTCATTCATGTGCATCAACATACATGAGCAGAGTGAACTAAACACATAATGAATCCCAAAGCAACAAATTCAACACTCTCATGGGTGTTTAAAGACAGACTGGGCTCAGTTTTGTCTTTGTGATTGGAACTTGTtgattttactttcactttcagtgtATCATGGGAAGCTATTCTTGTAAGTGACTCCTGAAAGCACTTGGGGATATAGTTTATGGTTATCAGTACTGTTTTTAGTTATTATGATAAAGTACAACTAAAACAGTGCATTTTTGTGACAATGTAAAAGTATAACATTTTCATGAggactgtagcatttttacataaaatgcacGTTTTGGAAATTTTAGAAGAGTGTGCctcatttgtgtattttaaatctgtaaatgGGTAAGGTAACAATGCAACacaaagttttttatatattttttttatatacaaaagTTAATCTTAGTCAACATGTCAAAAcaactttttcctttttttttcttttcagcccCTCAGGGAAGTTGGTCCAGATTGAGTATGCTCTGGCAGCTGTAGCAGCTGGTGCTCCTTCAGTTGGAATAAAAGGTTAgtaatattcttttatttatttatcatgtctgttttcattaattataaACTTGATGGTTTTAGTATGTGCTTAGCTTTGTGAACTGTGTTTGTATGACAAGCCACTTTAACTTTCATTTCatcctcatttctttttcacagcttcaaatggcgttgTTTTGGCTACAGAAAAGAAGCAGAAATCTATACTGTATGATGAGCAAAGTGTTCACAAAGTAGAGCCCATAACCAAACACATTGGTATGGTCTACAGTGGCATGGGTCCAGACTACAGGTATGGATTTGGAGCCTGCACGACCAAATGCTATATAATAATGActcctaatattgttttaatatttatttatttattaatttaataaggaatatttcacccaaaaatgaaaatgcactcGTTAtgaggtcatccaagatgcaaatgtgtttgttccttcatcagatttgtacaaatttagcattacgtcacttgctcagcaatggatTCTCTGAAGTGAATGAGTCCAAAACTGCTGATAAACACATCACTATAATCCACAAGTAGTCCACACAACTCTGGTgcatcaattaacattttgtaaacCGCAAAGCTGCATGTATGTAGGAAACGCTTCcattattaagatgttttaaatttaaacccTTATAGCTAAaattcataatccataataacacttcctgtagtgaaaaagtccatcccctgttgtcttCTCACATTAAAATACTGCTTTAGACTGTTAGACTCTAGATTGATCTGTGCATAGTTCTCTACTGATTCATACAAGATTACTTTTTAACTGTAGAAAACAATATTATGATTTATGGACTATGTATATTAGCTGaaatcttgatggatttgttttatataaacatacaactttttgattttcaagacattaattgatggactgtgtggattacttgtggattattgtgatgtttttatcaactgtttagagtctcattctgacggcacccattcactacagagaaTTCTTTGGTGAACatatgatgtaatgctaaatttctccaaatctgctccAATAAAGAAAGAATCTGATCTGCGTTAGATGGCCTGTGGCTGAGCccattttcagttaaaaaacacCTATTCCATAAAATGTCTGATTTTTCATATTGTTGTGCTTATAATAGAATCGTGGGATTATATAGCAAAGGTAACATGCTCAATAAGAGTTTTCTTGTAATGGGTTTTGATCATATCTGCAGGGTTCTGGTGCGAAGGGCACGAAAGCTGGCTCAGCAGTACTTTCTGGTCTATCAGGAGCCGATTCCAACAGGCCAGCTTGTTCAGAGGGTGGCTTCTGTTATGCAGGAATACACACAGTCAGGGTATGTGTGATATGTCTCCATTGCACAGTTAACCACTGTTAAATTTGTTGTGGAAATTACCCCACAAACAGCTGTTttgcaaaatttaaaacaatatgcaT
The sequence above is drawn from the Labeo rohita strain BAU-BD-2019 chromosome 16, IGBB_LRoh.1.0, whole genome shotgun sequence genome and encodes:
- the mrpl32 gene encoding 39S ribosomal protein L32, mitochondrial gives rise to the protein MSLSGLLQFVGRSLQRLELRLAQAAGFDSFGPALAVNGPQILPQSHHSSDEENSEPSFLDSIFWMAAPKKRRTIEVNRCRRRHPDKLIKVQYNIEPCPECGNMKLKHTLCGFCYEKVRKETAMIRKQISIIEGGPLNAPAVESVVLYENETPSEADKDKRIVERNRKRPYWFNM
- the psma2a gene encoding proteasome subunit alpha type-2 — translated: MAERGYSFSLTTFSPSGKLVQIEYALAAVAAGAPSVGIKASNGVVLATEKKQKSILYDEQSVHKVEPITKHIGMVYSGMGPDYRVLVRRARKLAQQYFLVYQEPIPTGQLVQRVASVMQEYTQSGGVRPFGVSLLIAGWDEDRPYLFQSDPSGAYFAWKATAMGKNYVNGKTFLEKRYNEDLELEDAIHTAILTLKESFEGQMTEDNIEVGICNEAGFRRLTPAEVKDYLAAIA